The Rhodopirellula halodulae genome includes the window TGTCCGACGACACTTCGCTGCCCTTCGCGGATTCGGTTGACGCTTTCGCCCAGCGCATAGCGGCTCCGTAGTTCACCGGTCACATAACATGGTTTTTACGCTAGGCCTTCGGCACACCTTCGTCCTTTGGCAACGCTCGCTGGCTTTGGTACAATTTCTCGTTGTTCAGCATCGCTCGCTTCGTTTAGGGCGGTGTCGTAAAAACCTTCCGTTGTCAGACCCTAGCTTTCCATGAATCTCTCTGAACTGCTGGCTAGCCTCAACCGGTTTGACGACGAACACACCATTTACATTTCCGCGGATCGCGAACCGTGCGCCGACTCGGCGGTCGATGTCGCGGAGCCGCCCGACGATGACAGCGTTCCCTTTGATGGGATGCGTGAACTCATGGACGTCTGGCATGCTCGCGAGACCTTCGATGGTTGCCGATCATTACTCGCATCTGCTGGTTCCGTGACCGATCACGCTTCATGCGTCCAACGGTTCCTTGAATACCTCACGAATGACGCCTGATGCGCGGACGGCTTGCAAGCTTCACCGAATGGTTAGCTTTCTGGTAGTTCGCGGGTCTGACAACATGGTTTTTACGCTAGGCCTTCGGCACACCTTCGCTCTTTCGCAAAGCGGGCTGGCATTGGTACAATTTCCGTAGTTGAAACATCGTTCTCTTCGTTCAGGGCGGTGTCGTAAAAACCTTCCGTTGTCCGCCTCAGGTTTTCGATGAAACGCCACATCCAACGCCGCGGATTCGGTGGCGAGGTCGAATTCCTGCTATTGATCGCGTTCATTGGATGCGCCGTCGGATTGGCGATACCTTGGTGCAAGTCCCTTGTTGCTCACGGGCACAGCCGGTGGTGCTTTCTCTGGGTTTTCCCAGCATCACTTGCTTCCGTAGTCGCGTACTTTGTTGGTCTCCCGCTACTGGCCGCATTCTGCTTTACCCGCGCAAGCCAGTGGATAATTCCAGAGGACGAACCCACAGGACAATCATCACGGTTCGGGACTGTCTACTCGATTTGTTTCTCCATTGCGTTCTTCAGCCCGATCGTAGTTATCGTTGCGACAACACTCTGGCACTAGCTGGCCTAACACCACTTCAGAGGCGGACAACATGGTTTTTACGCTGAGGCCCTTCGGGCACACCTTGGCTCTTTGGCAACGGGCCATGGCCTTGGTACAATTCTCGTAGTTCAGGCATCGTTCGCTTCGTTTAGGGCGGTGTCGTAGAAACCTTCCGTTGTGCGGACTAATCTCTCACTTGATGGCCGACCTGACCCCGACTCAATCTGAACAGCTGTCGCGCCGTCGTGCCCAGTTCGACGCATTCCATGCGGAACGACTCCCCGTGCTTGTTGACTTTTGCACGTCGCTGGAACTTCCTGACCCTCACCTCGTGCTCAACGATCCAACGCCTTTTGTTCCGCCAATCAACCAATGGGTTGCCGCACAGAACGCCGCCGAACTTTCTCGTGACGACCATGTTTGGCTCGCCACCCGTGTTGGATACCTGATTGGCGAATACTTCGTTTGCCGTTACTCAGGCTGCTGGTTCGTTGACGACAACCCTGACTCCAGCTGGTTCGCCCATTTTGTCGTTGGGCAATTTCCCCGTCATGGTTCGGCACGGATCGCCCCCATGCAGATGGCGACTGAATTGGTTGAATCGTCTGGTGACCTTGAGGCGTATTTGGGCGACGCGTCTGCTGCGATTGAACGTCAATCGTAGCGCAGCCGCACAACATGGTTTTTACGCTAGGCCTTCGGCACACCTTCCGCGTTTGGCCACGCGGGCTGGCCTTGGTACAATGTTCCGTAGTTCAGGCATTGTTCGCTTCGTTCAGGGCGGTGTCGTAAAAACCTTCCGTTAGGTGACCCTAGATGAATGTGGTGGTGACCGTTGGCGACGTCCTCGATGCTTCGGCTGACGTCCTGATCTCCACCGCTAACCCGTGGCTCAATATGTCCGGCGGCGTTAACGGTGCTATACGCGCACGTGAACCTGACATTCAATCCGAACTTCGCGCACACCTCGAATCCATCAGTGAATCCGCGATTCCCGCCACATCGGTTGTTCGCACTTCCGCCGGTGCTTTGCCGTTTTCCCACATCATCCACGCGGTTGCAATCGACCCGTTCTACGATTCATCGCACCAGATCGTCGCTGACACCCTTGTGGCTGCTTTCGGTCTCGCGGTTTCTATCGGCGCAACATCCGTTGCCATGCCGACGCTCGCGACTGGCTACGGCCCAATGACGATTGACGCTTTCGCCCGTGCATTCGCGGATTCCGTATTGTGCCGATTCCCGATTGAGACCGTCACGATTGTGGTTCGCTCTGACGAGAATGCAGGGATCATCAACTCTGTGCTTGCAGCCGAAACGTAGTGCATCGGGGCACCTAACATGGTTTTTACGCTAGGCCTTCGGCACACCGCTGTCGTTTGTTCAAGCCTCCCTCTGCTGGTAGAGTCATCCATAGTTCAAGCATCGCTCGCTTCGTTTAGGGCGGTGTCGTAAAAACCTTCTGTTAGACGCCGCTAGTCATCTGTAGTTCATGACCGAATCACCAAAACCGACAGCCTTGCTTATCGCTACGTCGGTACTGGTTATCGCTTTCTCGCTTTTCCTCGTCTCCGCTGCTCTCGCGGCATTTACCGTCACGTGGGACCCATGCTCGCTGATCGGTGGTGCGATTATTCTTCCGCTCCCGGCGGCACTTGCGGTCCAGCAGTATCGTGCGACCTTCCGTGGCGTGGCCGCTGCTGCACTCACGGCCGCCATACTCTTATTCATCGTCGGAGGTTTCGCAGCGTTCGCTTTTGCAACAACCTTTGGCGAAATCGCGATGGGCAGCGGCGAGCTACCTTGGTTCGGCCTGCTACTGCCAATGTTGGGGGTTGCCACTGTTGGCCTTTTCGGCGGATGGCTTAATTTGCGCTGGCGCAACAATTTGCCACCAACTACGACGGACGCTGCATGGCGATTTTCTCTGCAGGAGGCTCTCACTGCGGTTGCCGCCATCTCTGTGCTGACCGGCTTGACCGCATCGTTTATCCGGTCTACTCCACCGCGGTACGCGGAGAACGTCTCTGTCGCCGACGCTCCTTTTGGCCTTCCTGCCAGCGCCACCAATGTTTCATTCTGCCAAGGATTTCGTGTACGATCGCCTATGAATTCACCGTTGACGAAACCTCATTTCGTAAATGGGTGGCTGACGGCATCGGTTCCATTGAATCGGATGCGTCAAATACGAAACTCGAACCAATCATCACTCCGGTTTCGATCACTCGATACAACGCCTATTCTTCCGAGCTTAGCGGGCCGGATTCGATCACGGTGAACAAAGGCCTCCATTACTCTTGGTCGTTCGAGGATCGCGGCGTCTATGCTGTATTTGACTCGACAACAAACCGTGCATACTACTACGCACATTTCCACTGATGGTCCGCGGCGTCTAACATGGTTTTTACGCTAGGCCTTCGGCACACCTTCGATGTTTGGCAACGCTCGCTGGCCTTGGTAGAATTTCCAGTAGTTCGGGCATCGTTCGCTTCGTTCAGGGCGGTGTCGTAAAAACCTTCCGTTGTCCGCCAGAAAACTGCCGCGCTGATGAAAACATTGCGAGCTTTCTTAATCTTCTCGACAGTCTTGATCTATGGCATGACCGTCTTGGCCTTGCTGAAACAGGGTATCAACTGGCCAGCCGTCGCGATCCACGATTTGGTGGCGCTAAACTGGCGGTCGCAGTTCGACACCGACTTCTTGGTTTACCTATTTCTTGGCGCAACTTGGATTTCATGGCGGGAAGGTTTCACTGCAAAGGGACATCTCTTTGCGTTTCTCAGCGTTTTCCTTGGCGGGATGTTCACGTTTCCCTATGTCTTGATCGCCACCTATCGTGCCAGCGGCGATCCATTTCAGATTCTGCTGGGCATCCATCACCAGTCGGCATGTACCCATTCATGAACCGGGATCGCTCGGCCTAAACTGGCGGACAACATGGTTTTATGCTAGGCCTTCGGCACACCTTCCAACTTTGTCAACGCGGGCTGGCATTGGTACAATTTCTCGCAGTTCAGGCATCGTTCGCTTCGTTCAGGGCGGTGTCGTAAAAACCTTCCGTTGTCAGACCCTAGCTTTCCATGAATCTCTCTGAACTGCTGGCTAGCCTCAACCGGTTTGACGACGAACACACCATTTANNNNNNNNNNNNNNNNNNNNNNNNNNNNNNNNNNNNNNNNNNNNNNNNNNNNNNNNNNNNNNNNNNNNNNNNNNNNNNNNNNNNNNNNNNNNNNNNNNNNNNNNNNNNNNNNNNNNNNNNNNNNNNNNNNNNNNNNNNNNNNNNNNNNNNNNNNNNNNNNNNNNNNNNNNNNNNNNNNNNNNNNNNNNNNNNNNNNNNNNNNNNNNNNNNNNNNNNNNNNNNNNNNTTACCTCACGAATGACGCCTGATGCGCGGACGGCTTGCAAGCTTCACCGAATGGTTAGCTTTCTGGTAGTTCGCGGGTCTGACAACATGGTTTTTACGCTAGGCCTTCGGCACACCTTCGCTCTTTCGCAAAGCGGGCTGGCATTGGTACAATTTCCGTAGTTGAAACATCGTTCTCTTCGTTCAGGGCGGTGTCGTAAAAACCTTCCGTTAGGCGACCTAGATCAATCGAGAATCCAATGTCGATAGCAAAAGACACGATGGCGGACATCATCGCCCGCCAACCCGATGACAGTAGTTTCGATGAAATCCTCCGCGAACTGGCTTATGCCCGCATGATCCAGCGTGGACTGGACGACTCGGCCAACGGCCGCACCGTTACCAACGATGACATCAAGCGAAAGGTCGAATCGTGGCGCAAATAGCATGGACAATGGAGGCAGCAGATTGCCTCGAACAAATCCATGACTACATCGCGGCTGACTCCGCGACTGCGGCGTCGAACGTTGCCACTGGCATCTATGACAAAATCCAGGTGCTTCGCGAACATCCTCGGATCGGTCAGCGATACGAACCGATCACTGATCGAGAAGTCCGCGAGCTTCTGTACGGCCACTATCGGATTCCATATCTTATCGTTAACGATGATCGAATCGAGATACTTGGCGTGTTTCATGGTGCCATGGACATTGACCGTTACCTGAAATAGCCGGTCGCCTAACATGGGTTTTACGCTGAGACCATCGGCACACCTTCCGCGTTTGGCCACGCGGGCTGGCCTTGGTGCAATTTTCCCAGTTCTGACATCGTTCGCTTCGTTTAGGGCGGTGTCGTACAAATCTACCGTTGTACGACCTAGATGTTCCGCATGTCGTGGCTTCCGTGAATCACGCGCGAGACTTCGATGCCTTCCTCGATCACGCGGAAGAATATCACGTAACTGCCGACGCTAAATGAACGGCATCCGTGCACGCGGAATCCCGGCCGCTCTTCGCCCATGTTCGGTTGCGTTGCGATTGTACCGCACGTCTCACGAATCTTCAGTATCCATTTGCGAGCAGCGCTTGTCCCGCGCGATGAAATCGACGATGCCAAAGAGATCGTCGTCTGCGTCGGGTGCGTAAATGACTTTCGCCATCAAACGTTTCCAGTCTCGATCTCACTGATTCGCGCTTCCGCCCGGCGGTATACGTCTTCGGCTGGAATTCCCTGTCCCGCATCAAGCTGGTCAAACCCTTTCTTGACTTCGGCGCGCAGCGACTCGCGTGACTGCAACATACGCAGACCTTCGGCCAGAACGTCGGACTCATTTAGGAATCTCTTCTCAGAGACCATTCTTTGAACGAATGGCACCAGATCACTTGGTATTTCGGTTGTCATGGCTACCTGAATTTCGAGATGAGTGGCGGATTCGCCGGTCGTACAACATGGTGTTTACGCTGAGGATCTCCGGGCGCACCTTCGATGTAGTACAGGCCTCGCTCTCGTTATACAATCAAATTCAGTTCAGGACATCGTTCGCTTCGTTCAGGACGGTGTCGTGACAACCTTCCGTTGGGTGGTAACTCTGTGACCTCTGACTCCGGCGTTCAAGTTTATGTCCCCCTTCCGAATTATGCCTCCATTGGTGGCGAGACGTTTTGGGCGGATCAGGTTGGCATCTCGCTGTATCGCATCGCCAACGTGCCCTTATGGGCTTACGGACTCAATTATCACGATGTTGTCCGGGCAACACCCGATGCCGAGGGAATACTCACGATCGACGAGGTCGTTGAATCCAGCGGCCACCGCACACTTC containing:
- a CDS encoding macro domain-containing protein, with translation MTVGDVLDASADVLISTANPWLNMSGGVNGAIRAREPDIQSELRAHLESISESAIPATSVVRTSAGALPFSHIIHAVAIDPFYDSSHQIVADTLVAAFGLAVSIGATSVAMPTLATGYGPMTIDAFARAFADSVLCRFPIETVTIVVRSDENAGIINSVLAAET
- a CDS encoding type II toxin-antitoxin system RelE/ParE family toxin translates to MAQIAWTMEAADCLEQIHDYIAADSATAASNVATGIYDKIQVLREHPRIGQRYEPITDREVRELLYGHYRIPYLIVNDDRIEILGVFHGAMDIDRYLK
- a CDS encoding type II toxin-antitoxin system RelE/ParE family toxin; amino-acid sequence: MLKIRETCGTIATQPNMGEERPGFRVHGCRSFSVGSYVIFFRVIEEGIEVSRVIHGSHDMRNI
- a CDS encoding ribbon-helix-helix domain-containing protein, translated to MTTEIPSDLVPFVQRMVSEKRFLNESDVLAEGLRMLQSRESLRAEVKKGFDQLDAGQGIPAEDVYRRAEARISEIETGNV